A genomic stretch from Candidatus Nitrotoga arctica includes:
- a CDS encoding N-6 DNA methylase encodes MFEQAFKNIDDVLWKEAGCASELDYTEQTSWLLFLKFLDSLEQDKAMEAGLEGKEYTFILDAPYRWESWAAPKGTDGKLDHNKALTGDDLRDFVDRKLFPYLHGFKQKASGPNTLEYKIGEIFGEIKNKIHSGYNLREIIDHIDELRFRSQTEKHELSHLYEAKIKNMGNAGRNGGEYYTPRPLIRAMVQVVQPKIGERIYDGACGSAGFLCEAFDYLKAKPGLTTSNIKTLQERTFYGKEKKSLAYVIAIMNMILHGIKAPNIAHINTLAENLADIQDKDRMDVILANPPFGGKERKEVQQNFPIRTGETAFLFLQHFIKMLKAGGRAAVVIKNTFLSNTDNASVSLRKLLLESCNLHTILDCPGGTFQGAGVKTVVLFFEKGAPTLWHGSGQARKIWYYQLDPGRNMGKTNPLNDADLAEFIELQKTFADSPKSWSVDIHALSAVEGYDLSVKNPNGGEEITHRSPQKIMDEIAALDAESAEVLAAIRLLL; translated from the coding sequence ATGTTCGAACAAGCTTTTAAAAACATCGACGACGTCCTTTGGAAAGAGGCTGGTTGTGCCAGTGAACTGGACTACACCGAGCAGACCTCTTGGCTGCTGTTCCTGAAATTCCTGGACAGTCTGGAGCAGGACAAGGCAATGGAGGCCGGGCTGGAGGGCAAGGAATACACCTTCATCCTCGACGCGCCCTACCGCTGGGAAAGCTGGGCCGCACCCAAAGGGACTGACGGCAAGCTTGACCACAACAAGGCGCTGACCGGCGACGACCTGCGCGATTTCGTCGACCGCAAGCTCTTTCCCTACCTGCACGGTTTCAAGCAGAAGGCCAGCGGGCCGAATACCCTCGAATACAAGATCGGTGAAATTTTCGGCGAGATCAAGAACAAGATCCACAGCGGCTACAATCTACGCGAGATTATCGACCACATCGACGAACTGCGCTTCCGCTCGCAAACCGAAAAGCACGAGCTGTCGCACCTGTACGAAGCCAAGATCAAGAACATGGGCAACGCCGGGCGCAACGGCGGCGAGTACTACACCCCGCGGCCGCTGATTCGCGCCATGGTGCAAGTGGTGCAGCCAAAAATCGGCGAGCGCATCTATGACGGCGCCTGTGGCTCGGCGGGCTTCCTGTGCGAGGCGTTCGATTACCTCAAGGCCAAGCCCGGCCTTACCACCAGCAACATCAAGACGCTGCAAGAGCGCACCTTCTACGGCAAAGAAAAGAAGTCGCTGGCCTACGTCATCGCGATCATGAACATGATCCTGCACGGTATCAAGGCGCCCAACATCGCTCACATCAATACCCTGGCCGAGAACCTTGCCGACATTCAGGACAAGGATCGCATGGACGTGATCCTGGCCAATCCGCCCTTCGGCGGCAAGGAGCGTAAGGAGGTCCAGCAGAACTTCCCCATCCGCACCGGCGAAACGGCTTTTCTCTTCCTTCAGCACTTCATCAAAATGCTCAAGGCCGGCGGCCGTGCCGCTGTGGTGATCAAGAACACCTTCCTGTCCAACACCGACAATGCTTCGGTGAGCTTGCGCAAACTGCTGCTGGAAAGTTGCAACCTGCACACCATCCTTGATTGCCCCGGCGGCACCTTTCAGGGCGCGGGCGTCAAAACCGTGGTGCTGTTCTTCGAGAAGGGCGCGCCGACCCTTTGGCATGGCTCAGGGCAGGCACGCAAAATTTGGTACTACCAGCTCGATCCGGGGCGCAATATGGGCAAGACCAACCCGCTCAACGACGCCGACCTTGCCGAATTTATTGAGCTGCAAAAGACCTTCGCCGACTCGCCCAAAAGCTGGTCTGTTGATATCCATGCCCTGAGCGCAGTCGAAGGGTACGATCTGTCGGTGAAGAACCCCAACGGCGGCGAGGAAATCACCCACCGCAGCCCGCAGAAGATCATGGACGAAATCGCCGCACTGGATGCCGAGAGCGCAGAGGTACTGGCGGCCATCAGGTTGCTGCTATGA
- a CDS encoding restriction endonuclease subunit S produces MKAGWPVKKLGEVCQIKPPKSEARSLLAADGLVSFLPMEKMGIGEKFVRATHVKPLSAVVGSYTYFADGDVLLAKITPCFENGKLGIAEGLINGIGFGSSEYIVFRPEKMLGKEWLYYYLSRETFRVEGAARMSGAVGHKRVAKEFIESYPIPVPPLSEQQRIVSILDEAFDGIAAVKANAEKNLQNARALFECHLQSVFTQHGEGWMKELIGSVCDVQHGFAFDGVDFSNDVPAGNPLVITPGNFTEDGRLLFNEKNTKRFSGAPLDRYRFGIGDLVVVMTDLSSKMKILGKPAFVETNDVLHNQRIGRVVFLNDRIEKRFLYYFMMSEQFLKSIKMSATETMVKHTAPKRILNNLIPFPRDRKAQQAIVAQFDFLREETQRLESIYQRKLAALDALKKSLLHQAFSGHL; encoded by the coding sequence ATGAAAGCGGGGTGGCCAGTAAAAAAATTGGGCGAAGTCTGCCAGATCAAGCCACCAAAAAGCGAAGCCCGCAGCCTTCTCGCCGCCGATGGGCTGGTCTCGTTTCTGCCGATGGAGAAAATGGGCATCGGCGAGAAGTTTGTGCGGGCAACTCATGTAAAACCACTCTCCGCAGTCGTGGGAAGTTACACATACTTCGCGGACGGTGATGTCCTCCTCGCGAAAATCACGCCCTGCTTTGAAAACGGAAAGCTCGGGATTGCAGAAGGACTGATCAATGGAATCGGCTTCGGATCTAGCGAATACATCGTGTTCCGCCCTGAGAAGATGCTTGGCAAAGAATGGCTTTACTACTACCTTTCTCGAGAAACTTTCCGAGTCGAAGGCGCGGCGCGGATGTCGGGCGCTGTCGGGCACAAGCGTGTAGCTAAGGAGTTCATTGAAAGCTACCCAATTCCCGTCCCCCCGCTCTCCGAACAACAGCGCATCGTCAGCATTCTCGACGAAGCGTTTGACGGCATCGCCGCCGTCAAAGCCAATGCCGAAAAGAACCTCCAAAACGCCCGCGCCCTGTTCGAATGCCACCTGCAATCCGTCTTCACTCAGCACGGCGAGGGATGGATGAAAGAGCTTATTGGTTCTGTATGCGATGTTCAACATGGCTTCGCTTTCGATGGCGTGGACTTCTCTAACGATGTTCCTGCAGGAAATCCATTAGTCATCACTCCAGGAAATTTCACGGAAGACGGAAGACTGCTTTTTAACGAGAAGAACACGAAGCGCTTCAGCGGTGCGCCGCTAGACAGATATCGCTTTGGAATTGGCGACTTGGTGGTGGTGATGACCGACTTGTCATCGAAGATGAAAATTCTCGGCAAACCAGCTTTTGTCGAAACGAACGATGTGTTGCACAACCAGCGAATTGGCAGAGTCGTTTTCTTGAATGACCGCATCGAAAAACGTTTTTTGTATTACTTCATGATGAGCGAACAGTTTCTAAAGAGCATCAAGATGTCGGCAACGGAGACTATGGTGAAACACACTGCCCCTAAAAGAATCTTGAATAACTTGATACCTTTTCCTCGCGACCGAAAAGCGCAGCAAGCTATCGTTGCTCAATTTGATTTCCTTCGCGAAGAAACCCAGCGCCTCGAATCCATTTACCAGCGCAAGCTCGCCGCGCTGGACGCTTTGAAAAAATCCCTGTTGCACCAGGCCTTCAGTGGTCATTTATAA
- a CDS encoding Bro-N domain-containing protein, which produces MPIQPALFETHEIRRVYDETSETWWFSVVDIIQVLTQQPDYQTARKYWNKLKERLGKEGSESVTNCHRLKLPAADGKNYLTDVATAETLLRLVQSVPSPKAEPIKLWLAKVGYERMQEMADPALSLDRARETWQKHGRSEKWIQQRMTGQETRNKLTDYWTNHDIKKGEEFAILTNIIHQEWSGVSVKAHKTMKGLQSHNLRDHMSEAELIFTALAELSTRQIAETDEATGMAENKVAATKGGAIAKQARQALEAKTNRPMVSADNFLPPGKTLRPKAVKKDGEKK; this is translated from the coding sequence ATGCCGATTCAGCCTGCCCTATTTGAGACACACGAAATCCGCCGCGTGTACGACGAAACCAGCGAAACCTGGTGGTTCTCGGTGGTCGACATCATTCAGGTGCTGACCCAGCAGCCCGACTACCAGACGGCGCGCAAATATTGGAACAAGCTCAAAGAGCGGCTGGGCAAGGAGGGCAGTGAGTCGGTGACAAATTGTCACCGACTCAAATTGCCTGCCGCCGATGGCAAGAATTACCTCACCGATGTGGCCACCGCCGAAACCCTGCTGCGCCTTGTACAGTCCGTGCCCAGCCCGAAGGCGGAGCCAATCAAACTGTGGCTGGCCAAGGTCGGTTACGAGCGTATGCAGGAAATGGCCGATCCGGCGTTGTCGCTGGATCGCGCCCGCGAGACCTGGCAGAAACACGGGCGCAGCGAGAAATGGATACAGCAGCGCATGACCGGGCAGGAGACGCGCAACAAGCTGACCGATTATTGGACAAACCACGACATCAAAAAGGGCGAGGAATTCGCCATTCTCACCAATATCATTCATCAGGAATGGTCGGGCGTAAGCGTGAAGGCGCACAAGACGATGAAGGGTTTGCAGAGTCACAATCTGCGCGACCACATGAGTGAGGCGGAGCTGATATTCACCGCGCTGGCGGAGTTGTCTACGCGGCAGATTGCCGAGACGGATGAGGCGACCGGAATGGCCGAAAACAAGGTGGCCGCCACGAAGGGCGGGGCAATTGCCAAGCAGGCACGCCAGGCGCTGGAAGCCAAGACCAACAGACCGATGGTGTCCGCCGACAATTTTCTGCCGCCCGGCAAGACATTGCGTCCCAAGGCTGTAAAGAAGGACGGGGAGAAGAAATGA
- the hsdR gene encoding EcoAI/FtnUII family type I restriction enzme subunit R: MNEAETRAEHIDPALAAAGWGVVEGSRIRREYSITLGRIEGHGKRGKGLTADYVLEYRNTKLGVVEAKAWDKLLTAGVGQAKDYAGKLAVRFTYSTNGQSIYGIDMHTGIEGELPHYPSPEELWNRTFSAHNAWRDRFAAVPFEDRGGYFQGRYYQDIAVERVLEAIADQKQRILLTLATGTGKTFIAFQLAWKLFHSRWNLNDRKTENEPTRRPRILFLADRNILANQAFNSFSAFEDSNPGSLVRIAPEDIRKKGKVPKNGSIFFTIFQTFMASAGSATGPSAIPEPVEGYFGEYPPDFFDFIVIDECHRGGANDESNWRSILDYFAPAVQLGLTATPKRRDNVDTYAYFGEPVFVYSLKDGINDGFLTPFRVKQISTTLDEYVYTSDDTLVEGEIEAGKRYEEADFNKIIEIREREKKRVEIFMSQIDQREKTLVFCANQAHALVIRDLINQAKSSTDPNYCQRVTADDGVLGEQNLRDFQDNEKTIPTILTTSQKLSTGVDARNVRNIVLLRSINSMIEFKQIIGRGTRLYDGKDYFTIYDFVRAHHHFNDPEWDGEPLEPETCQVCNHAPCVCINEPLPPCYVCGKQPCKCEKALCRICGQRPCVCTKKVKAKIKLADGKTRTIQHMMVTSFWHPDGTPMSAQQFMEALFGKLPEFFKDEEELRALWSAPDTRRKLLEGLAEKGFGKDHLAEMQRIIDAEKSDLFDVLAHVAYALAPLTREERAAQAMAFISTHFNSKQQVFLDFVLSHYVSVGVEELDSAKLKPLLCLKYHDSIADAVADLGKPEEIGKVFSGFQKFLYQEKV, from the coding sequence ATGAACGAAGCTGAAACCCGCGCCGAACACATCGACCCTGCCCTTGCGGCGGCGGGCTGGGGCGTGGTCGAAGGCAGCCGCATCCGCCGCGAGTATTCGATCACGCTCGGCCGCATCGAGGGCCACGGCAAGCGCGGCAAAGGGCTCACCGCCGATTATGTGCTGGAGTATCGCAACACCAAGCTGGGCGTGGTCGAGGCCAAGGCGTGGGACAAACTGCTGACGGCGGGCGTGGGACAGGCCAAGGATTACGCGGGCAAGCTGGCTGTTCGCTTCACCTATTCCACCAACGGACAGAGTATCTACGGCATCGACATGCACACCGGCATCGAAGGTGAGTTGCCGCACTATCCCTCGCCGGAGGAATTGTGGAACCGCACCTTTTCCGCTCATAACGCATGGCGCGACCGCTTCGCGGCCGTGCCGTTCGAGGATCGGGGCGGCTACTTTCAGGGGCGCTACTATCAGGACATTGCCGTCGAGCGGGTGCTCGAGGCCATCGCCGACCAGAAGCAGCGCATTCTGCTGACGCTGGCGACCGGCACGGGCAAGACCTTTATCGCCTTCCAGCTTGCATGGAAGCTGTTCCACAGCCGCTGGAACCTGAACGACCGGAAGACGGAGAACGAACCGACGCGGCGGCCGCGCATCCTGTTCCTGGCCGACCGCAACATTTTGGCCAATCAGGCGTTCAACTCCTTTTCGGCCTTCGAGGATTCCAACCCCGGCTCCCTAGTACGAATCGCCCCGGAGGACATCCGCAAGAAGGGCAAGGTACCGAAGAACGGCAGCATTTTCTTCACCATCTTCCAGACCTTCATGGCTTCGGCAGGCTCAGCCACCGGGCCTTCGGCGATCCCCGAGCCTGTCGAGGGGTATTTCGGCGAGTACCCGCCGGATTTTTTTGACTTTATCGTCATCGACGAGTGCCACCGGGGCGGGGCGAATGACGAAAGCAACTGGCGCAGCATCCTCGACTACTTCGCCCCCGCCGTGCAGCTTGGCCTGACTGCCACGCCCAAGCGCCGCGACAACGTGGATACCTATGCTTACTTCGGCGAGCCGGTGTTCGTCTACTCGCTCAAGGACGGCATCAACGACGGTTTTCTGACGCCGTTCCGGGTGAAGCAAATTTCCACAACGCTCGATGAGTACGTCTATACGTCCGATGACACGCTGGTTGAGGGCGAGATCGAGGCGGGCAAGCGCTACGAGGAAGCCGACTTCAACAAGATTATCGAGATCAGGGAGCGGGAGAAAAAGCGGGTCGAAATTTTCATGTCGCAGATCGACCAGCGGGAAAAAACGCTGGTTTTCTGTGCGAACCAAGCGCACGCGCTGGTAATACGGGATTTGATCAACCAGGCGAAGAGCAGCACTGACCCGAATTACTGCCAGCGAGTGACGGCCGATGATGGTGTGTTAGGCGAACAAAACCTGCGGGATTTTCAGGATAACGAGAAGACTATTCCCACTATCCTGACCACTTCGCAGAAGCTCTCAACCGGCGTGGACGCCCGCAACGTACGCAACATTGTGCTGCTGCGGTCTATCAATTCGATGATCGAGTTCAAGCAGATCATCGGCCGCGGCACGCGACTCTATGACGGCAAGGATTACTTCACGATCTATGATTTCGTGAGGGCGCACCATCATTTCAATGACCCGGAATGGGATGGGGAGCCGCTTGAGCCAGAGACCTGCCAAGTGTGCAATCACGCTCCCTGTGTATGTATCAACGAACCCCTGCCACCTTGCTATGTCTGTGGTAAACAACCTTGCAAATGCGAGAAGGCACTGTGCCGAATTTGCGGTCAGCGCCCCTGTGTTTGCACTAAAAAGGTCAAGGCCAAGATCAAACTCGCCGACGGCAAGACGCGCACTATTCAGCACATGATGGTGACCAGCTTCTGGCATCCGGACGGCACGCCGATGTCAGCACAGCAGTTCATGGAAGCGCTGTTCGGCAAGCTGCCCGAATTCTTCAAGGACGAAGAAGAGCTGCGCGCCTTGTGGAGCGCGCCGGATACGCGCAGAAAGCTGCTGGAGGGGCTCGCCGAAAAAGGCTTCGGCAAGGATCACCTGGCCGAAATGCAGAGGATCATCGACGCGGAGAAGAGCGATCTGTTTGATGTGCTGGCCCATGTTGCCTATGCCTTGGCCCCGCTCACCCGCGAAGAACGCGCTGCCCAGGCAATGGCATTCATCAGCACCCACTTCAATAGCAAACAACAGGTCTTTCTCGACTTCGTGCTGTCGCACTACGTCAGCGTCGGCGTGGAGGAGCTCGACTCGGCAAAGCTGAAGCCGCTACTGTGTCTGAAGTATCACGATTCGATTGCGGATGCCGTGGCTGATCTTGGCAAGCCGGAGGAGATCGGCAAGGTGTTCAGCGGCTTCCAGAAGTTCCTTTACCAGGAAAAGGTTTGA
- a CDS encoding NnrS family protein, translated as MSTFIKPSKNAQEKTQITPYYAALLSADKPHELMITSKQWHIFIAAPHRVMFFGGALQAIAVMVWLLTELLTRYGVLWHPIPWTITPSAAHAWLMIYGLFPLFMFGFLMTTYPRWMKGSEIPPHRYVPAFVLLMLGAVSFYIGLLISHTLLIVAIFSTLSGWILALYALLRVLLDTPHQDKRHPQLIFIALSLGWCGLVAYLIWLLGDNAVWLRFSIQGGLWLFLLPVFSSVAHRMIPFFTASALTHNYIASPYWAWWVMLVASAGHGLLKINDASAWLWLCDAPLAIVALHLTHSWGLRRSLKFPLLGVLHIGFAWLGIAMLLFTAQSFMLFISHGKTFIWGLAPLHALTIGCFSTLLIGMATRVTLGHSGLPMKVGNSINLMFMGLQLTAMLRLLADMLPMQAGHWLYVAAGTVWLACFGSWAVRYLPVYWRPRTDGRPG; from the coding sequence ATGTCGACATTCATAAAGCCATCGAAAAATGCACAGGAAAAAACTCAGATAACGCCCTATTACGCTGCGCTATTAAGCGCAGATAAACCACACGAACTTATGATAACTTCAAAACAGTGGCATATCTTTATTGCCGCACCTCACCGCGTCATGTTCTTCGGCGGCGCACTGCAAGCGATCGCCGTGATGGTGTGGCTACTAACTGAATTGCTGACAAGGTATGGTGTGCTCTGGCATCCCATACCTTGGACAATTACACCTAGTGCCGCGCACGCATGGTTGATGATTTACGGCCTGTTTCCGTTGTTCATGTTCGGCTTTCTGATGACTACCTATCCACGCTGGATGAAAGGTAGCGAAATTCCGCCACATCGATATGTGCCCGCCTTTGTGCTGCTCATGCTGGGGGCTGTCAGTTTCTATATCGGGCTATTGATTAGTCATACCCTATTGATTGTTGCCATCTTCAGCACGCTATCGGGATGGATCTTGGCACTGTATGCACTGTTACGCGTATTGCTTGACACGCCACACCAGGACAAACGTCACCCGCAACTCATTTTCATCGCACTGAGCCTGGGTTGGTGCGGCCTCGTTGCCTATCTCATCTGGTTATTGGGTGACAACGCAGTATGGCTACGTTTCTCTATTCAAGGCGGACTGTGGCTATTCTTGTTACCGGTATTTTCCAGTGTTGCGCATCGCATGATTCCATTCTTTACTGCCAGTGCCCTGACGCATAACTATATCGCGAGTCCGTATTGGGCCTGGTGGGTCATGTTGGTTGCCAGCGCAGGGCATGGTCTGCTTAAAATCAATGATGCATCTGCCTGGCTTTGGCTATGCGACGCGCCACTGGCTATCGTGGCACTCCATTTGACGCACAGTTGGGGATTACGCCGCAGTCTAAAATTCCCGCTGCTAGGCGTATTGCACATCGGTTTTGCCTGGCTTGGCATCGCCATGCTGCTGTTCACCGCGCAAAGTTTTATGCTCTTCATCAGTCATGGCAAAACCTTTATCTGGGGGCTTGCACCCTTGCATGCACTGACCATAGGCTGCTTCTCTACTTTACTGATCGGCATGGCCACACGCGTCACACTCGGTCATTCTGGGTTGCCGATGAAAGTGGGTAACTCGATCAATTTAATGTTTATGGGATTGCAGCTTACTGCCATGCTGCGTCTGCTGGCGGACATGTTGCCGATGCAAGCCGGACACTGGCTGTATGTCGCTGCTGGAACAGTTTGGTTGGCATGCTTTGGATCTTGGGCAGTGCGCTATTTACCCGTCTACTGGCGACCACGCACCGATGGCCGACCCGGTTGA
- the argS gene encoding arginine--tRNA ligase, whose protein sequence is MFAVLNFKSHLTELFAQAMRVVAPELTPTDILIERPKQVLHGDYACNLAMQLAKPLRKSPRDIAQALVAALPASLVVERVEIAGAGFINVFITTAAKQNVVRGVLQAGAGYGHIHLGAGRKLQVEFVSANPTGPLHVGHGRGAAVGDCLCRVLQTAGWNVTREFYYNDAGAQIDNLTLSVQLRCKGVTPEDPSWPENGYRGDYITDVAHAYLAQEAVEADDQHVRASGDVNDVTAIRHFAVAYLRSEQDLDLRAFGVNFDVYSLESALYTEGKVEEVVSKLIASGHTYEQDNALWLRTTDFGDDKDRVMRKSDGSYTYFVPDVAYHLEKWRRGFTRVINEQGADHHSTITRVRAGLQALDVGIPQGWPDYVLHQMVTVLRNGEEVKISKRAGSYVTLRDLIDEVGCDATRFFLAARHPDSQLVFDIDLAKSQSNENPVYYIQYAHARICSVLGQWGGDVAALHQADVSTLESDYERALLQRLIDYPQVIESAAEDLAPHLIAFYLKDLAADFHSYYNASRFLVEEEGIKLARLALIAAVAQVMRNGLVLLGVSAPEKM, encoded by the coding sequence ATGTTTGCCGTCCTGAATTTCAAATCCCATCTTACCGAATTGTTTGCGCAGGCTATGCGCGTTGTTGCACCTGAACTGACACCGACTGACATCCTGATCGAGCGCCCCAAACAGGTGCTGCATGGCGATTACGCCTGTAATCTTGCGATGCAGCTGGCAAAGCCGCTGCGCAAATCTCCACGTGACATCGCGCAAGCATTGGTCGCGGCCTTGCCTGCATCTCTAGTGGTGGAAAGGGTGGAGATAGCAGGAGCGGGTTTTATTAATGTATTCATCACTACGGCAGCTAAACAGAATGTGGTGCGTGGCGTGCTGCAGGCAGGCGCGGGTTATGGTCATATTCATCTGGGCGCGGGCCGTAAGTTGCAGGTGGAATTTGTTTCCGCCAATCCAACGGGGCCGCTGCATGTAGGGCATGGTCGCGGTGCGGCAGTGGGCGATTGTTTGTGCCGCGTGTTGCAGACGGCAGGTTGGAATGTGACGCGAGAGTTTTACTATAACGATGCTGGCGCGCAGATCGACAATCTCACACTATCAGTACAGTTGCGCTGCAAGGGTGTGACACCAGAGGATCCGTCATGGCCTGAAAATGGTTATCGCGGTGATTACATCACCGATGTCGCCCATGCGTATCTGGCGCAAGAAGCGGTGGAAGCCGATGATCAGCACGTGCGGGCATCAGGTGATGTGAATGATGTCACTGCCATCCGCCATTTTGCGGTGGCTTATCTGCGTAGTGAACAGGATCTCGACTTGCGCGCCTTCGGAGTAAATTTCGATGTGTATTCGCTGGAGTCTGCACTCTACACCGAAGGTAAAGTAGAGGAAGTTGTCAGCAAGCTTATCGCCAGCGGCCACACGTATGAGCAGGACAATGCACTATGGCTGCGCACGACAGATTTTGGTGACGACAAAGACCGCGTAATGCGCAAGAGTGATGGCAGCTATACCTATTTTGTACCGGATGTGGCCTATCATCTGGAAAAATGGCGACGCGGCTTTACCCGCGTCATTAACGAACAGGGTGCAGATCATCACAGCACCATCACCCGCGTGCGCGCGGGGCTGCAAGCTTTGGATGTTGGCATTCCGCAAGGTTGGCCGGATTATGTGCTGCACCAGATGGTGACGGTGTTGCGCAATGGCGAAGAGGTGAAAATATCTAAACGCGCGGGCAGTTACGTCACCCTGCGTGATTTGATTGATGAAGTGGGCTGCGATGCTACGCGTTTCTTCCTCGCTGCGCGCCATCCTGATTCTCAACTCGTGTTCGACATTGACCTGGCAAAATCGCAGAGCAATGAAAATCCTGTTTATTATATTCAGTATGCCCATGCGCGTATTTGTAGCGTGTTGGGGCAGTGGGGCGGCGATGTTGCGGCGCTACACCAAGCTGATGTGAGTACGCTGGAGAGTGACTACGAGCGCGCCTTGTTGCAACGCTTGATTGACTATCCGCAGGTGATCGAAAGCGCTGCGGAAGATTTGGCACCGCACCTGATCGCGTTCTACTTGAAAGATTTGGCCGCTGATTTTCACAGCTATTATAATGCTTCACGCTTCCTGGTTGAGGAGGAAGGCATAAAGCTGGCGCGGTTGGCGTTGATTGCTGCGGTGGCACAGGTCATGCGTAACGGCTTGGTATTGTTGGGTGTTTCCGCACCGGAAAAAATGTAG
- a CDS encoding SPOR domain-containing protein, whose protein sequence is MSKNTNTRSAGPRQGSSLLTGVLVGMVVGLVIAGGVAWYILKTPSSFVNNVPHEMTKLAADSEKQFPASVAKTAQAPTSAAASGVEEGKPRFEFYKVLTDKQDATVLIQKSSDNAATIENKSASVQSAANATAKETYFLQAGSFSNADDADKLKAKLAMLGIEASVQIVTIPDKGVWHRVHVGPYKGKEEMNNALAVLKQNGVSATPMLAK, encoded by the coding sequence ATGAGCAAAAACACTAACACTCGATCCGCAGGACCGCGCCAAGGTAGTTCGTTACTGACTGGAGTTTTGGTTGGTATGGTAGTGGGGCTGGTTATTGCGGGTGGGGTCGCATGGTACATTTTAAAGACTCCCAGCTCGTTCGTAAATAATGTACCGCATGAAATGACTAAGCTTGCGGCGGACTCTGAGAAGCAGTTTCCCGCATCTGTAGCAAAAACTGCTCAGGCACCCACTTCTGCGGCTGCATCAGGTGTGGAGGAAGGCAAACCGCGTTTTGAATTTTACAAAGTGTTAACCGACAAGCAAGATGCAACGGTACTTATACAAAAAAGCAGCGACAATGCGGCAACGATAGAGAATAAGTCTGCATCTGTCCAATCTGCGGCCAATGCCACTGCGAAAGAAACTTATTTTTTACAGGCGGGTTCGTTTTCCAATGCGGATGATGCGGATAAATTAAAGGCCAAGTTGGCTATGCTCGGTATAGAAGCCAGTGTGCAAATCGTGACCATTCCTGATAAAGGGGTGTGGCATCGCGTGCACGTCGGTCCTTATAAGGGCAAAGAGGAAATGAATAATGCCTTGGCAGTGTTGAAACAAAATGGGGTAAGTGCTACTCCAATGCTTGCGAAATAG
- a CDS encoding thiol:disulfide interchange protein DsbA/DsbL: MKFIKQIFVLLALLCVNQVFAEPELGKDYKVLNTVQPMRAGSKIEVLEFFFYGCSHCFKMHPALTAWEKKMAKDVELVYVPTIFNNSWEPMARTYYTLELLGQQKRLHDDLFNAWNVDNIDLSDEAKIVEFVGQRGVDRKKFSDAYNSFAMQSKVTRSKQLAQIYGIRGTPSLTVDGKYLISGLGPEESIKVLNALIDKARKERAGKR, translated from the coding sequence ATGAAATTCATCAAACAGATTTTTGTGTTACTAGCGTTGTTATGTGTTAACCAAGTTTTTGCTGAGCCTGAACTGGGCAAGGATTACAAAGTGCTCAATACGGTGCAGCCAATGCGCGCAGGCAGTAAAATTGAGGTGTTGGAATTTTTCTTCTACGGTTGTTCACACTGTTTCAAGATGCACCCAGCGCTGACCGCGTGGGAGAAAAAAATGGCTAAAGATGTTGAATTGGTCTATGTACCGACCATTTTCAATAACTCTTGGGAGCCGATGGCACGTACTTATTACACGCTAGAATTGCTGGGACAGCAAAAGCGGCTGCACGACGACCTATTTAATGCTTGGAACGTGGACAATATTGACCTGAGCGACGAGGCCAAGATCGTTGAATTTGTTGGCCAGCGCGGCGTGGATCGCAAGAAATTCAGCGACGCCTATAATTCCTTCGCCATGCAAAGCAAGGTAACACGCAGTAAACAATTGGCGCAGATATATGGCATTCGCGGCACACCGTCGCTGACGGTGGACGGCAAATATCTGATTAGCGGTCTGGGACCGGAAGAAAGCATTAAAGTATTGAACGCTTTGATCGATAAGGCACGCAAGGAGCGCGCGGGCAAACGTTAG